The Terrirubrum flagellatum nucleotide sequence TGCGCTCGGTCGGCGAGCTCATGGAGAACCAGTATCGCCTCGGCCTGCTGCGCATGGAGCGCGCGATCAAGGAGCGCATGAGCTCCGTCGAGATCGATACGGTGATGCCGCAGGATCTGATCAACGCGAAGCCCGCGGCGGCCGCGGTGCGCGAGTTCTTCGGCTCCTCGCAGCTTTCGCAGTTCATGGACCAGACCAACCCGCTGTCGGAAGTGACGCACAAGCGTCGCCTCTCGGCGCTTGGACCGGGCGGCCTGACGCGCGAACGCGCCGGCTTCGAGGTGCGCGACGTGCATCCCACGCACTATGGCCGCATCTGCCCGATCGAAACGCCGGAAGGCCCGAACATCGGCCTGATCAACTCGCTCGCGACCTTCGCGCGCGTGAACAAGTACGGCTTCATCGAGAGCCCGTACCGTCGCGTCCGCGACGGCAAGGCGACGAGCGAAGTAGCTTACCTCTCCGCCATGGAAGAGCAGAAGCACACGGTCGCGCAGGCCGACGCCAAGATGGACAAGGACGGCAAGCTTCTCGACGATCTCGTGCTCTGCCGTCAGGCTGGCGACGTTGTCGTGGTGACGCCCGACAAGGTCGACTATATGGACGTGTCGCCGAAGCAGCTCGTTTCGGTGGCGGCGGCGCTCATCCCGTTCCTTGAGAACGACGACGCGAACCGCGCGCTCATGGGCTCGAACATGCAGCGTCAGGCCGTGCCGCTCGTGCGCGCCGATGCGCCGTTCGTCGGCACCGGAATGGAGGCCGTCGTTGCGCAGGATTCCGGCGCGGCGATCGCTTCCCGCCGCGGCGGCATCGTTGACCAAGTGGACGCGACCCGCATCGTCGTCCGCGCGACGGAGGATCTTGATCCTTCCAAGTCGGGCGTCGACATCTACCGGCTGATGAAGTTCCAGCGCTCGAACCAGTCGACCTGCATCAACCAGCGTCCGCTGGTGAAGGTGGGCGACGTAATCGGCAAGGGCGCGATCATTGCCGACGGTCCGTCGACGGAGCTTGGCGAGCTCGCGCTCGGCCGCAACGTGCTCGTCGCGTTCATGCCGTGGAACGGCTACAACTTCGAAGACTCGATCCTGCTGAACGAGAAGATCGTGAAGGAGGACGTGTTCACCTCGATCCATATCGAGGAGTTCGAGGTCGCCGCCCGCGACACCAAGCTCGGCCCTGAGGAAATCACGCGCGACATTCCGAACGTCTCGGAAGAAGCGCTGCGCAACCTCGACGAAGCCGGCATCGTTTATATCGGCGCCGAAGTGCAGGCGGGCGATATTCTTGTCGGCAAGATCACGCCGAAGGGCGAAAGCCCGATGACGCCGGAAGAGAAGCTGCTCCGCGCGATCTTCGGCGAGAAGGCCTCCGACGTGCGCGACACCTCGCTGCGCGTGCCGCCGGGCGTGCAGGGCACGATCGTCGAAGTGCGCGTGTTCAACCGCCACGGCGTCGAGAAGGACGAGCGCGCCCAGGCGATCGAGCGCGAGGAGATCGAGCGTCTGGCGAAGGACCGCGACGACGAGCAGGCGATCCTTGATCGCAACGTCTATGCGCGTCTCGGCGAATTGCTCACTGGCAAGAGCGCGATCTCGGGGCCGAAGGGCTTCAAGAAGGACACGAAGCTGACGCGCGAGACGCTCGGCGAGTATCCGCGCTCGCAGTGGTGGACGTTCGCCATCGAGGACGACGCGCTGATGTCGTCGATCGAGGCGATGCGCAAGCAGTATGACGAAGCCAAGAAGGGCCTCGAGCAGCGCTTCCTCGACAAGGTCGAGAAGGTGCAGCGCGGCGATGAACTCGCGCCCGGCGTGATGAAGATGGTCAAGGTCTTCGTCGCGGTGAAGCGCAAGATCCAGCCGGGCGACAAGATGGCCGGCCGCCATGGCAACAAGGGCGTCGTCTCCAAGATCGTGCCGTCCGAAGACATGCCGTTCCTTGAGGATGGCACGCCTGTCGACATCGTGCTGAACCCGCTCGGCGTGCCGAGCCGCATGAATGTCGGTCAGATTCTCGAGACGCACCTTGGCTGGGCTTGCGCCGGTCTCGGCAAGAAGATCAGCGACGCGCTCGACGCCTATCGCCGCAACGCGAAGATCGAGGACCTCAAGAAGACGATGAGCTTCGTCTACGGCGAGGATCCGCATCTGAAGACGCTGAACGATGAGGAGATCATCGAGCAGTCGGAGATGCTTCGTCGTGGCGTGCCGATCGCAACGCCGGTGTTCGACGGCGCGAAGGAAGCCGACATCGAGAAGTTCCTCGACATGGCGGGCCTCGACAAGTCGGGGCAGGTGACTTTGTACGACGGCCGCTCCGGCGAGCCGTTCGAGCGCAAGGTGACCGTCGGCTACATCTACATGCTGAAGCTGCACCACCTCGTCGACGACAAGATCCACGCGCGTTCGATCGGGCCTTACTCGCTCGTCACGCAGCAGCCTCTGGGCGGCAAGGCCCAGTTCGGCGGCCAGCGTTTCGGCGAAATGGAGGTCTGGGCGCTCGAAGCCTACGGCGCCGCCTACACCCTGCAGGAAATGCTGACGGTGAAGTCGGACGACGTCGCGGGCCGCACCAAGGTCTACGAGGCCATCGTGCGCGGCGACGACGCGTTCGAGTCGGGCATCCCCGAGAGCTTCAACGTGCTGGTCAAGGAAATGCGGTCGCTCGGCCTCAACGTCGAGCTGCAATCGACGAAGAAGCCGGAAGGCGAACTGCCGCCGGCGGAAGCCGCGGAATAACGCGAGAGATTGAGAGCGGGGTCCGCGCGGCGTTGCGTCGCGCGCGGACCGATAAAGGAACCAACTGCCGGCCGTCGCGAATGCGCATCGCAGACGGCGCTGGCGTGAGGAGAGAGCGATGAACCAGGAAGTGATGAATCTGTTCAATCAGCAGGCCGCGCCGCCGACGTTTGATCAGATCCGCATTTCGATCGCGAGCCCGGAGAAAATCCTCTCCTGGTCGTATGGCGAGATCAAGAAGCCCGAAACCATCAACTACCGGACGTTCAAGCCGGAGCGCGACGGTCTGTTCTGCGCGCGCATCTTTGGGCCGATCAAGGATTACGAGTGCTTGTGCGGCAAGTACAAGCGCATGAAGTACAAGGGCGTCATCTGCGAGAAGTGCGGCGTCGAAGTCACGTTGGCGCGCGTCCGGCGCGAGCGCATGGGCCATATCGAGCTCGCGGCGCCCGTCGCGCACATCTGGTTCCTGAAGTCGCTGCCGAGCCGCATTGGCCTGTTGCTCGACATGACGCTCAAGGAGCTGGAGCGCATCCTCTATTTCGAAAGCTATGTTGTTCTTGAGCCGGGCCTCACGCCGCTCAAGGATCGTCAGCTCCTGTCCGAAGACGAATATGTCATGGCGCAGGACGAGTACGGCCAGGATTCGTTCACGGCGAAGATCGGCGCCGAGGCGATCCGCGACATGCTGCGTGGCATGGATCTCGAGCAGATCGCGATCCAGCTTCGCCAGGAGCTCGCGGTTGCGACCGGCGAACTCAAGCCGAAGAAGCTCGCCAAGCGGCTGAAGATCATCGAGGCGTTCCGCGAATCCGGCAACAAGCCGGAATGGATGATCCTGACCAATGTGCCGGTCATCCCGCCGGACCTACGTCCGCTCGTGCCGCTCGACGGCGGTCGCTTCGCGACGTCCGATCTGAACGATCTCTATCGCCGCGTCATCAACCGCAACAACCGTCTGAAACGGCTGATCGAACTGCGCGCGCCTGACATCATCATCCGCAACGAAAAGCGCATGCTGCAGGAGTCTGTGGACGCGCTGTTCGACAACGGCCGTCGCGGCCGCGTCATCACCGGCGCCAACAAGCGTCCGCTGAAGTCGCTGTCCGACATGCTGAAGGGCAAGCAGGGCCGCTTCCGTCAGAACCTGCTCGGCAAGCGCGTCGATTATTCCGGCCGTTCGGTGATCGTCGTCGGTCCGGAGCTCAAGCTGCATCAGTGCGGCCTGCCGAAGAAGATGGCGCTCGAACTGTTCAAGCCGTTCATCTATTCGAAGCTCGACGCGCGCGGCTATTCCTCCACCGTCAAGCAGGCGAAGAAGCTGGTCGAGAAGGAGAAGCCGGAGGTTTGGGATATCCTTGACGAGGTGATCCGCGAACATCCGATCATGCTCAACCGCGCGCCGACGCTGCATCGTCTGGGCATCCAGGCGTTCGAGCCGGTGCTGATCGAAGGCAAGGCGATCCAGCTTCACCCGCTGGTTTGCGCCGCGTTCAACGCCGACTTCGACGGCGACCAGATGGCCGTGCACGTTCCGCTGTCGCTCGAAGCGCAGCTCGAAGCGCGCGTGCTGATGATGTCGACCAACAACATCCTGCATCCCGCGAATGGTCAGCCGATCATCGTGCCGTCGCAGGACATCGTGCTCGGTCTCTATCACCTCACCATCATGGCTGACGGCGAGCCGGGCCAGTACAAGGCTGATCCGAAGACCGGCGTGCTGCAGGGCGTCTACAGCGATCTCGGCGAGCTCGAGCATGCGCTGTCGAGCAAGGCGGTGACGCTGCACGCGAAGATCAAGTATCGCTGGAAGGGCCTCGGCGCCGACGGCAAGCCGGTGACGAAGTTCTATGACACGACGCCCGGCCGAGTGCTGCTCGGCCAGCTTCTGCCGAAGGACCCGAAGGTTCCGTTCGACGTCGCGAACCGTCTCATGACGAAGCGCGAAATCTCGGGGATGATCGACTCCGTCTACCGCAACTGCGGTCAGAAGGAGACGGTGATCTTCTGCGACCGCATCATGTCGCTCGGCTTCACCAACGCGTTCCGCGCCGGCATCTCATTCGGCAAGGACGACATGGTGATCCCGGAGAACAAGTGGACGATCGTCGAAGAGACGCGCGCGCTCACCAAGGATTACGAGCAGCAGTATCAGGACGGTCTGATTACGCAGGGCGAGAAGTACAACAAGGTCGTCGACGCCTGGGCGAAGTGCTCGGACAAGCTCGCGGCCGAAATGATGGCGCGCATCTCGTCGGTGAAGAAGGACGACAAGGGCCGCGATAAGCCGGTGAACTCGATCTACATGATGAGCCACTCCGGCGCGCGCGGTTCGCCCACGCAGATGAAGCAGCTCGCGGCGATGCGCGGCCTGATGGCCAAGCCGTCAGGCGAGATCATCGAAAGCCCGATCATCTCGAACTTCAAGGAAGGTCTCGACGTTCTCGAGTACTTCAACTCCACGCATGGCGCCCGCAAGGGTCTCGCCGACACGGCGCTCAAGACGGCCAACTCCGGCTATCTCACCCGCCGTCTCGTCGACGTCGCGCAGGACGCGATCATCTCCGAAGTCGATTGCGGCTCGACCGGCGGCATCTCGATGCGCGCCATCGTCGACGCCGGCCAGATCGTGGCTTCGCTGGCGATCCGCATTCTCGGCCGCACCGCGGCGGAGGATCTGACCGATGCGGACGGCAAGGTCATCGTCGCCACCGGCGAGATGATCGAGGAGAAGCACATCGACAAGATCACCGCCGCCGGCATCCAGGAAGTGAAGATTCGTTCGGTGCTCACCTGTGAGACCAAGAACGGCGTCTGCGCGACCTGCTACGGACGCGATCTCGCGCGCGGCACGCCCGTCAATATGGGCGAAGCCGTCGGCGTCATCGCGGCGCAGTCGATTGGCGAGCCGGGCACGCAGCTCACCATGCGCACCTTCCACATCGGCGGCGCGGCGCAGATCAATGAGCAGTCGTCGCTCGACTCCAACTTCGAAGGCGTGGTCAAGGTCCGCAATCGCAACGTCGCCCGCAATTCCGAGGGCGAACTCGTCGCGATGAGCCGCAACATGTCGATCATCATCGCCGCCCCTGATGGAACGGAGCGCGCGGTGCATCGCATCGCCTATGGCGCGAAGCTCAAGGTGGACGAGGGCGACACGATGAAGCGCGGCCAGCGCATCGCGGAGTGGGATCCCTACACCCGTCCGATCCTCACCGAGGTCGACGGCAAGGTCGGGCTGGAGGATCTCATCGACGGCCAGTCGATGGTTGAAACCGCCGACGAGTCGACGGGCATCTCCAAGCGCATCGTGATCGACTGGCACGGTTCGCAGCGTACGGCGAGCCTCAAGCCGGCGATGGTGATCGAGGACAAGAACGGCAAGATCGCCAAGCTCGCGCGCGGCGGCGACGCCCGCTACTTCCTCGCGGTCGACGCGATCGTGGCGGCGGAGCCGGGCTCGACGGTGAAGGCCGGCGACGTTCTCGCGCGTATCCCGATGGAGAGCGCCAAGACCCGCGACATCACGGGTGGTCTGCCGCGCGTGGCGGAGCTGTTCGAAGCGCGTCGTCCGAAGGACGCCGCGATCATCGCGGAGAAGTCGGGCACCGTCCGCTTCGGCCGCGACTACAAGAACAAGCGCCGCCTGACGCTCGAACCGAGCGATGGGTCGGAGGCGGTCGAGTACCTGATCCCGAAGGGCAAGCACATCCACTTGCAGGACGGCGACATGGTGGAACTCGGCGACTACATCGTCGACGGCAATCCGGCTCCGCACGACATTCTGGCGATCAAGGGCGTGGAGGAGCTTGCGGCTTACCTCGTCAACGAAATCCAGGAAGTCTACCGGTTGCAGGGCGTGAGCATCAACGACAAGCACATCGAGGTGATTGTCCGTCAGATGCTGCAGAAGATCGAGGTCACCGATCAGGGCGACACCGAGCTTCTTTCCGGCGAGCAGCTTGACCGCACCGAGTTCGACGACATCAACGCCAGGTTCGTCGCGGAGGGTCGCAAGCCCGCCGCCGGCGTGCCGGTGCTGCTCGGCATCACCAAGGCGAGCCTCCAGACCCGGTCGTTCATCTCGGCGGCGTCCTTCCAGGAGACCACCCGCGTCCTTACCGAGGCGGCGGTCAACGGCAAGGTCGACACGCTGGAAGGCCTCAAGGAGAACGTCATCGTCGGCCGCCTTATCCCGGCCGGCACGGGCGGCATGATCTCCCGGCTGCGCTCGGTCGCGACCCGTCGCGACGATCTCATCCTCCAGCAGCAGGCGACCCAGCCTGCGCCGGAGCTGGAGACGCCGCAGCCGGCTGCAACCGCGGCCGAGTGATCGGACCCTTTAAGGGAATCATCGAAAGGCCGCCGCGAGGCGGCCTTTTCCTTTGGTGGAATCGACCAGATTCGCCGGAATCAGGGCCCTCGCGGCGGAATTGGAGCCGGCGCGGCCGGATTTCGGCTCAAATCCCTGCGAAGATAGTCAAAATGCCGGATTTTCAGGCCGTTCCGGCTGTTGACGGCCTGTTAAAGCTGAGTCATAAGCCCCGCCACATCGGCAGGCGGTTGGCTGTGCTGTTCCCTCAGGGATTCCCGAGGGACCCACCCGGTCAAGACGCTGCCGCGACTAGCTTCGACAGATCCGGTTCTCTTTTGAGCGGGATCAGCCGCGCATGAACGTCCCACCCGGGGCGGTCCTCTGCAAGCGCAGCGCGCCCGGGCGATAGCCTATGGCGCGTGTTTGTTTTGCGCGCACGGAATGTTGAAGCGCGGCGCGGGCCGATCAGGTGATTGGAACGAGCGAAAAAGGCGAGAGATGCCGACGATCAGCCAGCTGATCCGCAAGCCGCGCACGGTGCGGACCTACCGCGAGAAGTCGCGCCACATGGAGGCTTGCCCCCAGAAGCGCGGCGTCTGCACGCGCGTCTATACGACGACGCCGAAGAAGCCGAACTCGGCGCTGCGCAAGGTCGCGAAGGTGCGTCTTACCAATGGCTTCGAGATCATTGGTTACATTCCGGGTGAAGGCCACAACCTGCAGGAGCACTCGGTGGTCATGATCCGCGGCGGCCGCGTGAAGGACCTTCCGGGCGTCCGCTATCACATCCTGCGCGGCGTGCTCGACACGCAGGGCGTCAAGGACCGCAAGCAGCGCCGTTCGAAGTACGGCGCGAAGCGTCCGAAGTAAGCAACGAGTTTCCGCGGCCTGCTTCCGCCGACGCGCTTTGCGCGGGGCTAGGGAGCGGGCCGCGGCCTTCCACCTACGGGAGCAAAGAGACCATGTCCCGCCGTCACAGCGCCGAAAAGCGTGAGATCATTCCGGACCCGAAGTTCGGCGACATCGTCGTCACCAAGTTCATGAACTCGGTGATGTATGAGGGCAAGAAGTCGACCGCCGAGCGCATGGTCTATGGCGCCTTCGACTCGATTGAAGCCAAGGCCAAGGTGTCGCCGATCGAAGTGTTCAAGGCGGCGCTCGAGAACGTCGCTCCGGCGATCGAAGTCCGCTCCCGCCGCGTCGGCGGCGCGACGTATCAGGTTCCGGTCGAGGTCCGCCCGACCCGCCGTCAGGCGCTGGCGATCCGCTGGATCATCCAGGCTGCGCGCGCGCGCAACGACCGCACCATGGTCGATCGTCTCTCGGCCGAGCTGCTCGACGCAGCCAACAACCGCGGCAACGCGGTCAAGAAGCGGGAAGACACGCACAAGATGGCGGAAGCCAACCGCGCCTTCGCGCACTACCGCTGGTAACAGCGGCGCAACTCACGAATTTCGAGCACGATCATGGCCCGCACGCACGCGATCACCGACTACCGAAATTTCGGCATCATGGCGCATATCGACGCCGGCAAGACGACGACGACCGAGCGCGTGCTGTATTACACGGGCAAGTCGCACAAGATCGGCGAAGTCCATGACGGCGCCGCCACCATGGACTTCATGGAGCAGGAGCAGGAGCGCGGCATCACGATCACGTCGGCTGCGACGACCGCTTTCTGGAAGGGTAAGCGCCTCAACATCATCGACACCCCCGGCCACGTCGATTTCACCATCGAAGTCGAGCGTTCGCTGCGCGTGCTCGACGGCGCGGTATGCGTGCTCGACTCCAACCAGGGCGTCGAGCCTCAGACCGAAACGGTCTGGCGTCAGGGCGACAAGTACAAGGTTCCGCGCATCGTCTTCTGTAACAAGATGGACAAGACGGGCGCCGATTTTTATCAGTGCCTCGACGACATCAAGAAGCGCCTTGGCGCGAAGCCGGTTCCGATCCAGCTTCCGATCGGCGCCGAGTCCGATTTCAAGGGCATCATCGACCTCGTCCGCATGAAGGCGGTGGTGTGGTCGGGCGAGGCGCTCGGCGCCGAATTCGACGAGAACGCCGAGATCCCGGCCGACCTCGTTGAGAAAGCCAACGAATACCGCGCTGCACTGATCGAAGCCGCCGTCGAGCTCGACGACGCCGCGATGGAAGCCTATCTCGAGGGCAAGGAAACCAGCGAAGAGACGCTGAAGACGCTGATCCGCAAAGCGGTTCTCACCGGCGCCTTCTACCCCGTGCTCGCCGGCTCCGCCTTCAAGAACAAGGGCGTTCAGCCGCTGCTCGACGCCGTCGTTGATTATCTCCCGTCTCCGATCGATCGTGGCGCGATCAAGGGCATCGACTACAAGACCGGCGAAGAGACCTCGCGCGCGCCGACCGACGATGCGCCGCTGTCGCTGCTCGGTTTCAAGATCATGGACGACCAGTATGGCGTCCTGACCTTCTGCCGCATCTATTCCGGCAAGCTCGAGAAGGGCATGGGCCTGCTCAACTCGACCCGTGAGAAGAACGAACGCGTCGGCCGCATGCTGCTGATGCATGCGAACAACCGTGAGGAAATCTCGGAAGCCTATGCCGGCGACATCGTCGCGCTGGTTGGCCTGAAAGACACCCGCACCGGCGACACGCTCTGCGACCCACAGAAGGCCGTGATCCTCGAGAAGATGGAGTTCCCGGAACCTGTCATCGAGATGAAGGTCGAGCCGAAGACGAAGAACGACCAGGAGAAGATGGCGCTCGCGCTCATCAAGCTCGCGTCGGAGGATCCGTCGTTCCGCGTCACGACGGACTCAGAGTCGGGCGAGACGATCATCAAGGGCATGGGCGAGCTGCATCTCGACATCAAGGTCGACATCCTGCGCCGCACGCACAAGGTGGAAGTGAATGTTGGCGCGCCGCAGGTGGCGTTCCGCGAGCGGATCGGCCGTCGCGTCGAGAAGGACTACACCCACAAGAAGCAGTCGGGCGGTACGGGCCAGTTCGCGCGCGTGAAGTTCATCGTCGAGCCGAACGAAGCCGGCAAGGGCTATGAGTTCGAGTCGAAGATCGTCGGCGGCTCGGTGCCGAAGGAATACATCCCCGGCGTCGAAAAGGGCCTCAACTCGGTGCTCGGCGCTGGCGTGATCGCCGGCTTCCCGGTCGTCGATCTCAAGGTCACGCTGATCGACGGCGCCTACCACGAAGTCGACTCCTCGGCGCTGGCGTTCGAAATCGCGGCGCGCGCGGGTCTTCGCGAGGCGCTGCAGGAAGGCAAGTGCGTCCTGCTCGAGCCGATCATGAAGGTCGAGGTGGTGACGCCGGAAGAATACACCGGCTCCGTCATCGGCGATCTCAACTCCCGCCGCGGCCAGATCCAGGGTCAGGACATGCGCGGCAATGCGGTCGTCGTGAATGCGATGGTGCCGCTGATGAACATGTTCGGTTACGTGAGCAACCTCCGGTCGTTCACGCAGGGCCGGGCCAGCTACACGATGCAGTTCGATCACTACGCTCAGGCGCCGAACAACGTCGTCACCGAAATTCAGGCCAAGTCGGCCTGATCTTTCACCACTTAGGTTCCAAACGCGCGTCGCGCACACGTTGATGGAGGGCCACGATGGCCAAAGAGAAGTTCAATCGCAGCAAGCCGCACTGCAACATCGGCACCATCGGTCACGTCGACCATGGCAAGACGTCGCTGACGGCTGCGATCACGAAGGTGCTCGCCGAGAGCGGCGGCGCGACCTTCACCGCCTATGACCAGATCGACAAGGCGCCGGAAGAGAAGGCGCGCGGCATCACGATCTCGACCGCGCACGTCGAGTACGAGACCACGAAGCGCCACTATGCGCACGTCGACTGCCCCGGCCACGCCGACTATGTGAAGAACATGATCACCGGCGCCGCGCAGATGGACGGCGCGATCCTGGTCGTGTCTGCTGCTGACGGCCCGATGCCGCAGACCCGCGAGCACATCCTGCTCGCCCGCCAGGTCGGCGTTCCCGCGCTCGTCGTGTTCATGAACAAGGTCGACATGGTCGACGATCCGGAACTCCTCGACCTCGTCGAGCTCGAGGTCCGTGAGCTTCTCTCGAAGTACGAATTCCCTGGCGACGACATTCCGATCACCAAGGGCTCGGCGCTGATGGCGCTCGAAGACAAGAGCCCCGAGATCGGCCGCGACGCCGTTCTCAAGCTGATGGAGACGGTCGACGCCTACATCCCGCAGCCTGAGCGCCCGATCGATCTGCCCTTCCTGATGCCGGTCGAAGACGTGTTCTCTATCTCCGGCCGCGGCACGGTCGTCACTGGTCGCGTCGAGCGCGGCATCGTCAAGGTCGGCGAGGAAATCGAGATCGTCGGTCTGCGCGACACGCAGAAGACCACGGTCACCGGTGTCGAGATGTTCCGCAAACTGCTCGATCAGGGCCAGGCGGGCGACAACATTGGCGCGCTGCTGCGCGGCACGAAGCGCGAGGACGTCGAGCGCGGCCAGGTGCTGTGCAAGCCGGGCTCGGTGAAGCCGCACAAGAAGTTCAAGGCTGAAGCCTACATCCTGACGAAGGACGAGGGCGGTCGCCACACGCCGTTCTTCACGAACTATCGTCCGCAGTTCTACTTCCGTACGACCGACGTGACCGGCGTCGTCCATCTGCCCGAGGGCACCGAGATGGTCATGCCTGGCGACAACATCGCCATGACGGTCGAGCTGATCACGCCAATCGCGATGGAAGAGAAGCTCCGCTTCGCCATCCGCGAAGGCGGCCGCACGGTGGGCGCGGGCGTCGTCGCCTCGATCATCGAGTAATCATTGGAATTGTCCGGCGCGACGCACGCTGTGTCGCGCCGGATATGTTTGACACGGCAGTGAAGGGCGGAAAGCCATGAACGGTCAGAATATCCGCATTCGCCTCAAAGCGTTCGACCATCGCGTGCTCGATGCCTCGACGAAGGAGATCGTCTCCACGGCGAAGCGGACCGGCGCGCAGGTGAGGGGGCCGATCCCGCTTCCGACGCGCATCGAGCGATTCACGGTGAACCGCTCGCCGCATATCGACAAGAAGTCCCGCGAGCAGTTCGAGATCCGCACCCACAAGCGCGTTCTCGACATCGTGGAGCCGACTCCGCAGACCGTGGACGCGCTGATGAAGCTCGACCTCGCGGCGGGCGTCGACGTCGAGATCAAGTTGTAATCGGGCTCCTCTCACGGAAGAGCCCTCGTTTTAACGAACGCCGGAAGGATCTAAGAGCCATGCGCTCAGGCGTCATCGCACAGAAGGTCGGAATGACCCGCGTCTTCACGGACGGCGGCATTCATGTGCCTGTGACGGTGCTCAAGCTCGACAACTGCCAGGTTGTCGCGCACCGCACCAAGGAAAAGAACGGCTACATCGCGCTGCAGCTCGGCGCCGGCAAGGCCAAGGTCAAGAACGTCGCCAAGGCGGATCGCGGCCACTTCGCCGTCGCCAAGGTCGAGCCGAAGATGAAGCTCGCGGAATTCCGCGTCGACGAGAAGCATCTGATCCCGGTCGGGGCGCAGATCACCGCCGACCACTTCATCGCCGGCCAGTTCGTCGACGTGTCGGGCACCTCGACCGGCAAGGGCTTCGCGGGCGGCATGAAGCGCTGGAATTTCCGCGGTCTGCGCGCCACGCACGGCGTGTCGGTGTCGCACCGTTCGATCGGTTCGACCGGCGGCCGTCAGGACCCGGGCAAGACTTTCAAGAACCAGAAGATGCCGGGCCATCTCGGCGCCGAGCGCGTGACGACGCAGAATCTGCGCGTCGTGCAGACTGATCCTTCGCGCGGGCTGATCCTGATCGAAGGCGCGGTTCCCGGCGTCAAGGGCGGCTGGATCCATGTGCGCGACGCGGTCAAGCGCGCGCTGCCGAAGGATGCGCCGTCGCCTGGCAAG carries:
- the rpoB gene encoding DNA-directed RNA polymerase subunit beta, encoding MAQTFNGRRRIRKFFGHIGDVAALPNLIEVQKASYDQFLMVEEPAGGRLDEGLQGVFKSVFPISDFSGQAMLDFVSYTFEAPKYDVDECRQRGITFAAPLKVTLRLIVFDIDPDTQAKSVRDIKQQDVYMGDMPLMTSNGTFIVNGTERVIVSQMHRSPGVFFDHDKGKTHSSGKLLFAARIIPYRGSWLDIEFDAKDIVHARIDRKRKIPVTSLLFALGLDAEEILSTFYRALTYSRAKAGGWSVPYDWERFKGFKASADMVDADTGEVVVEMGRKLTARAARQLAEKGLKSLKANDEDVVGQYIASDVVNPATGEIYAEAGEEITEKLMKLFDEQQINSLPILDIDHINIGGYIRNTLAVDKNSRREEALFDIYRVMRPGEPPTIETAENMFQSLFFDAERYDLSAVGRVKMNMRLDLDAPDTQRTLRREDILAVVKALVELRDGRGEIDDIDHLGNRRVRSVGELMENQYRLGLLRMERAIKERMSSVEIDTVMPQDLINAKPAAAAVREFFGSSQLSQFMDQTNPLSEVTHKRRLSALGPGGLTRERAGFEVRDVHPTHYGRICPIETPEGPNIGLINSLATFARVNKYGFIESPYRRVRDGKATSEVAYLSAMEEQKHTVAQADAKMDKDGKLLDDLVLCRQAGDVVVVTPDKVDYMDVSPKQLVSVAAALIPFLENDDANRALMGSNMQRQAVPLVRADAPFVGTGMEAVVAQDSGAAIASRRGGIVDQVDATRIVVRATEDLDPSKSGVDIYRLMKFQRSNQSTCINQRPLVKVGDVIGKGAIIADGPSTELGELALGRNVLVAFMPWNGYNFEDSILLNEKIVKEDVFTSIHIEEFEVAARDTKLGPEEITRDIPNVSEEALRNLDEAGIVYIGAEVQAGDILVGKITPKGESPMTPEEKLLRAIFGEKASDVRDTSLRVPPGVQGTIVEVRVFNRHGVEKDERAQAIEREEIERLAKDRDDEQAILDRNVYARLGELLTGKSAISGPKGFKKDTKLTRETLGEYPRSQWWTFAIEDDALMSSIEAMRKQYDEAKKGLEQRFLDKVEKVQRGDELAPGVMKMVKVFVAVKRKIQPGDKMAGRHGNKGVVSKIVPSEDMPFLEDGTPVDIVLNPLGVPSRMNVGQILETHLGWACAGLGKKISDALDAYRRNAKIEDLKKTMSFVYGEDPHLKTLNDEEIIEQSEMLRRGVPIATPVFDGAKEADIEKFLDMAGLDKSGQVTLYDGRSGEPFERKVTVGYIYMLKLHHLVDDKIHARSIGPYSLVTQQPLGGKAQFGGQRFGEMEVWALEAYGAAYTLQEMLTVKSDDVAGRTKVYEAIVRGDDAFESGIPESFNVLVKEMRSLGLNVELQSTKKPEGELPPAEAAE
- the rpoC gene encoding DNA-directed RNA polymerase subunit beta' produces the protein MNQEVMNLFNQQAAPPTFDQIRISIASPEKILSWSYGEIKKPETINYRTFKPERDGLFCARIFGPIKDYECLCGKYKRMKYKGVICEKCGVEVTLARVRRERMGHIELAAPVAHIWFLKSLPSRIGLLLDMTLKELERILYFESYVVLEPGLTPLKDRQLLSEDEYVMAQDEYGQDSFTAKIGAEAIRDMLRGMDLEQIAIQLRQELAVATGELKPKKLAKRLKIIEAFRESGNKPEWMILTNVPVIPPDLRPLVPLDGGRFATSDLNDLYRRVINRNNRLKRLIELRAPDIIIRNEKRMLQESVDALFDNGRRGRVITGANKRPLKSLSDMLKGKQGRFRQNLLGKRVDYSGRSVIVVGPELKLHQCGLPKKMALELFKPFIYSKLDARGYSSTVKQAKKLVEKEKPEVWDILDEVIREHPIMLNRAPTLHRLGIQAFEPVLIEGKAIQLHPLVCAAFNADFDGDQMAVHVPLSLEAQLEARVLMMSTNNILHPANGQPIIVPSQDIVLGLYHLTIMADGEPGQYKADPKTGVLQGVYSDLGELEHALSSKAVTLHAKIKYRWKGLGADGKPVTKFYDTTPGRVLLGQLLPKDPKVPFDVANRLMTKREISGMIDSVYRNCGQKETVIFCDRIMSLGFTNAFRAGISFGKDDMVIPENKWTIVEETRALTKDYEQQYQDGLITQGEKYNKVVDAWAKCSDKLAAEMMARISSVKKDDKGRDKPVNSIYMMSHSGARGSPTQMKQLAAMRGLMAKPSGEIIESPIISNFKEGLDVLEYFNSTHGARKGLADTALKTANSGYLTRRLVDVAQDAIISEVDCGSTGGISMRAIVDAGQIVASLAIRILGRTAAEDLTDADGKVIVATGEMIEEKHIDKITAAGIQEVKIRSVLTCETKNGVCATCYGRDLARGTPVNMGEAVGVIAAQSIGEPGTQLTMRTFHIGGAAQINEQSSLDSNFEGVVKVRNRNVARNSEGELVAMSRNMSIIIAAPDGTERAVHRIAYGAKLKVDEGDTMKRGQRIAEWDPYTRPILTEVDGKVGLEDLIDGQSMVETADESTGISKRIVIDWHGSQRTASLKPAMVIEDKNGKIAKLARGGDARYFLAVDAIVAAEPGSTVKAGDVLARIPMESAKTRDITGGLPRVAELFEARRPKDAAIIAEKSGTVRFGRDYKNKRRLTLEPSDGSEAVEYLIPKGKHIHLQDGDMVELGDYIVDGNPAPHDILAIKGVEELAAYLVNEIQEVYRLQGVSINDKHIEVIVRQMLQKIEVTDQGDTELLSGEQLDRTEFDDINARFVAEGRKPAAGVPVLLGITKASLQTRSFISAASFQETTRVLTEAAVNGKVDTLEGLKENVIVGRLIPAGTGGMISRLRSVATRRDDLILQQQATQPAPELETPQPAATAAE
- the rpsL gene encoding 30S ribosomal protein S12; this encodes MPTISQLIRKPRTVRTYREKSRHMEACPQKRGVCTRVYTTTPKKPNSALRKVAKVRLTNGFEIIGYIPGEGHNLQEHSVVMIRGGRVKDLPGVRYHILRGVLDTQGVKDRKQRRSKYGAKRPK